A genomic segment from Desulfurella amilsii encodes:
- a CDS encoding efflux RND transporter periplasmic adaptor subunit → MKKSKKIFFGIITIIVLVAIFSIIRKKHELSSFEKPTRYPLVVDASYIHKGELKSFQKFLGEFRPENDALVNAKFNSTVIYIANEGTKVKKGDIIFKLDSKDIESNISALSFSQKALQNQLESAKTQIEASATQYINSKKNYERYKDLYSKNVISKVQLEDMENSYKQALANRQAALSKASELANNIKSISAQIDSLNDNLSYCEFKAPFDGIVANKFLNVGDTAIVGKPIIELVGSGRYLIYVTTPIDVALKLKRDDIETAYYNDKPMNAKVEDILQSSQNNLATVKLSVSKNPFNLPAHTYLDVYIYDGKCKGFIVSANSIVKKIDGIYVIGIKNSKAQLVPVVLKVKTPTQACVEGKLENIKKTVAGDESLLQRIYEGQELVEDRGGN, encoded by the coding sequence ATGAAAAAGAGCAAAAAGATATTTTTTGGTATCATTACAATAATTGTTTTGGTTGCAATCTTTTCTATTATTAGAAAAAAACACGAATTATCTAGCTTTGAAAAACCTACAAGGTATCCCTTAGTAGTTGATGCTTCCTATATCCACAAAGGAGAGCTCAAATCTTTTCAAAAGTTCTTGGGTGAATTTAGACCCGAAAACGACGCGCTTGTAAATGCAAAATTCAATTCTACAGTAATTTATATAGCAAACGAAGGAACAAAAGTAAAAAAAGGGGACATAATTTTTAAACTTGATTCAAAAGATATTGAGTCTAATATTTCTGCGCTGTCATTTTCTCAAAAAGCACTGCAAAATCAGCTTGAAAGTGCTAAAACACAAATAGAAGCTTCTGCAACTCAATACATTAACTCAAAGAAAAATTATGAACGATACAAAGATTTGTACAGCAAAAATGTCATATCAAAAGTTCAACTCGAAGACATGGAAAATTCTTATAAACAAGCTTTAGCAAATAGACAAGCTGCTTTAAGCAAGGCTAGCGAGTTAGCAAATAACATCAAATCAATATCGGCTCAAATAGACAGCCTCAATGATAATTTAAGTTATTGTGAGTTTAAGGCTCCATTTGACGGTATTGTTGCAAATAAGTTTCTTAATGTAGGCGATACTGCTATTGTTGGAAAACCCATTATTGAATTAGTAGGTTCTGGTAGATATTTGATTTATGTCACTACACCAATTGATGTAGCATTGAAATTGAAAAGAGATGATATAGAAACTGCATACTATAATGATAAACCAATGAATGCTAAAGTAGAAGATATTTTACAATCATCCCAAAATAACCTAGCAACAGTGAAACTATCTGTTTCTAAAAACCCCTTTAACCTACCAGCTCATACATATTTAGATGTGTATATTTACGATGGGAAATGCAAAGGCTTTATAGTTAGCGCTAATTCAATTGTCAAAAAAATCGATGGCATATATGTTATTGGTATTAAAAACTCAAAAGCACAATTGGTTCCAGTTGTACTTAAAGTAAAAACTCCAACCCAAGCGTGCGTTGAAGGAAAACTAGAAAACATTAAAAAGACAGTGGCGGGAGATGAATCTTTGCTACAGAGAATTTATGAAGGTCAAGAGTTAGTAGAGGATAGAGGGGGCAATTAA